The Drosophila gunungcola strain Sukarami unplaced genomic scaffold, Dgunungcola_SK_2 000178F, whole genome shotgun sequence genome includes a window with the following:
- the LOC128265924 gene encoding synaptobrevin-like: MFTQNCSMGMIKMDEEMEMNEFQFGSNVNAKKRLLDTRAQVDEVVGIMRVNVEKVLERDQGLSELSERADNLELGASQFLRQAGRLKRKHWWSNVKMMLFCALSP; the protein is encoded by the coding sequence ATGTTTACCCAAAATTGTTCTATGGGAATGATAAAAATGGACgaggaaatggaaatgaatgAGTTCCAGTTCGGATCCAATGTCAATGCCAAGAAAAGACTTCTGGACACCCGGGCCCAAGTGGACGAGGTGGTCGGGATAATGAGAGTGAATGTGGAGAAGGTCCTGGAACGTGATCAGGGGCTATCGGAACTATCGGAACGAGCTGATAATCTGGAACTGGGCGCCTCCCAATTTCTTCGTCAGGCTGGAAGATTGAAACGCAAACACTGGTGGTCCAATGTGAAGATGATGCTATTTTGTGCGTTATCACCGTAA